GGTTGATTATAAGCTCCAAAATTTATTACATATTATCTGTAATATAAACATTCCTCATAAATCATATTCATTAAATTTCTTGCAAGTGACAAAGGGGATAGTTTGAGAAAGATGACTTGGTCCATCAAGGATGCTTTGAGTATTAGTGCTTTGGCCTTGCTCGTACTAAGGCAAAACGAGAAGAGTCTATTTTAGCGTTAAAATTATTGACATTTGGATGTTATAGCCATAATATTGATGTGATTCACATTGTAATTATTGACATTCCATTGCAGTCTTGTGAGGTTAATTCTCGAGGGCTGGAAGGCTTCTCCTATAGTTGGCTTCCGGAGACACGTCCAAAAGCTGTTGTCTATTTTTGTCATGGTTATGGGGATACATGCACATTTTTAGCTGAAGGGTTGTGCCTTGCAAAAGCATTTGAAGTCTCAGACaagctaatcctttctttcttcaAAACAAAACCAATTGTAAAAACTGTCCTTATATGTAGGCGTTGCAAGGAAATTAGCATATTTCGGTTATGCAGTAGTTGTGATGGATTACCCTGGATTTTGGTCTTTCAGAAGGTCTTCATGGTTATATACCAAGTTTTGACAAGCTGGCAGATGATGTCATTGAGCATTACTCGAAACTTAAAGGCATGACTCTCAATTGGATAATCAACTTCATCATCTTCATGGTTAAATGATTCTTCGGAGTCAAGGCACAAATAATATGTAGAAATTGGATTCAAAATATCTCACATGTGAAGGTGTGACCCATGTGAGCTTAagttttcatttcctttctttctatggagcAGATAGCGCAGCTGAATATGTTTTAGATCTGGCTGATAAAAGGCTTAGGCCATGTCTTAAACTAGAGGATAGCTATTACTATTCTTCTGAATTTGTAAAGTCTGATGTTACTTTTGGAATTGTTCTGTACATGTGAAGACCATCTTAGTATTGTTCATTTATGAAACTCTTAATGTTTACAAATCAAAAGAAGTATCAAATTCTTATGAACCTAGTACTTGGGGTTGAGCTGTATGAAAATAACAAGCGAATCTATATACAGAAATTTCTGAAAATAGTAGTAGTCTCCTCTTCATATATGCCAATCAGACACTCCCTCAGCTCATTTC
Above is a genomic segment from Lycium barbarum isolate Lr01 chromosome 12, ASM1917538v2, whole genome shotgun sequence containing:
- the LOC132624667 gene encoding uncharacterized protein LOC132624667: MENVEARRRAREAFKDIQLSIDHILFKVPHAGLKMEQSCEVNSRGLEGFSYSWLPETRPKAVVYFCHGYGDTCTFLAEGLCLAKAFEVSDKLILSFFKTKPIVKTVLICLHGYIPSFDKLADDVIEHYSKLKDSAAEYVLDLADKRLRPCLKLEDSYYYSSEFVKSDVTFGIVLYM